In Treponema denticola, one genomic interval encodes:
- a CDS encoding ABC transporter permease subunit — protein MEKFKKILADFGIPRIIILLFLLSLFIIAPFVKVSIGASLSDVANRFGMNALMVLAMVPMIQTGCGLNFGLSLGVLGGLLGSTLAMQFGLVGIAGFFTAVFLTIIFSGIIGLGYSQILNKVKGEEMTIAMYIGFASVTFMAILWIVLPYSNPSMVWAYSGQGLRTTITLDGYWVNILNDFLPIKIGSFKFPTGVILFCAVCMFLMKLFMKTRTGTALTAVGSNPDFARASGVSINRARTISIVLSTICGGIGILLYQQSFGFIQLYKAPLFMAFPAVAAILIGGASVNKASILNVVIGTVLFQGILSMTPSVINSILQTDMSEVIRIVLSNGMILYALTRKTQKTR, from the coding sequence ATGGAAAAGTTTAAAAAAATACTTGCGGATTTCGGTATACCTAGAATAATTATTCTATTATTTCTTCTCAGCCTTTTTATAATTGCCCCCTTTGTTAAGGTAAGCATAGGAGCTTCTCTTTCTGACGTTGCAAACCGTTTCGGTATGAATGCCTTGATGGTTTTGGCCATGGTTCCAATGATTCAAACAGGATGCGGTTTAAACTTCGGTCTTTCATTAGGAGTTTTGGGAGGGCTGCTAGGTTCTACTTTAGCAATGCAATTCGGGCTTGTTGGTATTGCAGGCTTTTTTACTGCTGTGTTTCTAACAATTATTTTTTCAGGAATAATAGGCTTAGGTTATAGTCAAATATTGAATAAGGTTAAAGGGGAAGAAATGACAATAGCCATGTATATCGGCTTTGCATCGGTTACCTTTATGGCTATTTTGTGGATAGTGCTTCCTTATTCAAATCCGAGTATGGTTTGGGCTTATTCGGGACAGGGCTTGCGTACAACAATAACTCTTGATGGGTATTGGGTAAATATTTTAAATGATTTTTTACCCATTAAAATCGGCTCTTTTAAATTCCCTACAGGTGTAATATTGTTCTGTGCAGTATGTATGTTCTTAATGAAGCTTTTTATGAAAACGAGAACAGGTACGGCATTGACGGCTGTCGGTTCAAACCCCGATTTTGCAAGGGCAAGCGGCGTAAGTATAAACAGGGCAAGAACTATAAGTATAGTCCTTTCGACGATATGCGGAGGAATAGGAATCTTATTGTATCAGCAAAGTTTCGGTTTTATTCAGCTTTATAAGGCCCCGCTTTTTATGGCCTTTCCTGCAGTAGCCGCTATTCTTATAGGCGGAGCTTCGGTCAATAAGGCTTCAATTTTAAATGTCGTTATAGGTACTGTTCTGTTTCAGGGAATTTTGTCGATGACCCCTTCAGTTATAAACAGTATTTTGCAGACCGATATGTCCGAGGTTATCCGAATTGTGCTTTCAAACGGTATGATTTTATATGCTCTGACAAGAAAAACACAAAAGACGAGGTAA
- a CDS encoding adenylate/guanylate cyclase domain-containing protein → MKKFLLIFICILFLISCTKSTGPASKPVVKGVFDAENITVGDIQVLEGDWIFIPNKFVNPSEDFSEYSRFEDINKSWHKYADNLSVYGYGTYALKIKNLSSSGVYAIKTGTVSSAFIAYLDGKEIHRSGVVGYSPKSETFNWDAPFIPLPTLGKEEVILVFHVSNFNDNKAGFLKPIEFGFFSTLLDKKNASILTLTILAGILLLAASFFTALFIFYPKEKHSLYFGLLSANFCLRICCYDEFLLTTIIPSINGEILFRIGYMTLSLGLVFASLFIHNLFSKMKSKYWIIMFVPAILYIMINIFAPMRVSAALLQPAQIYVLLFAVYNIIIVVKAALRKDASAILFLTGFSIFLILSIRDILISNRVIQGFFVSHVGVLVLLIPMAIVILRTFRDSANKVIRITEQIEATNKALAKFVPNEFMNFLSKKHVDIKLGDNILKDMYIAFIHLSVYTGLQTEKERLSLLHVYNDTLSRINPIIQSHKGFVDKYLPEGLMVLFYGSADEVIKCMLEIKDIIHVENMDRQINRLPKINLAVGIHYGRLMLGTIGEEQRMDSTVISDAVNVASRLHFYALKKEADIFISEAVKKNASDLLTDEVVFKYNGLVRFRGKDEPLKIYEVKRVCR, encoded by the coding sequence GTGAAAAAGTTTCTTCTGATTTTTATTTGTATCTTATTTTTAATTTCATGTACGAAATCTACCGGTCCTGCATCAAAACCTGTTGTAAAGGGTGTTTTTGATGCAGAAAATATTACTGTAGGGGATATACAGGTTCTTGAAGGAGATTGGATTTTTATTCCAAATAAATTTGTAAATCCTTCAGAAGATTTTTCTGAATACAGCCGTTTTGAGGATATAAACAAGTCTTGGCATAAGTATGCAGATAATCTTTCCGTCTATGGTTACGGCACTTATGCTTTGAAAATAAAAAATCTTTCTTCAAGCGGTGTATATGCAATAAAAACAGGAACTGTTTCTTCAGCCTTTATTGCATATCTTGACGGCAAGGAAATTCATAGAAGCGGTGTTGTTGGTTATTCCCCCAAATCTGAAACCTTTAATTGGGATGCACCCTTTATTCCTCTTCCTACTTTAGGAAAGGAAGAAGTAATATTAGTATTCCATGTTTCCAATTTTAACGATAATAAGGCAGGATTTTTAAAACCTATAGAGTTCGGTTTTTTTTCTACTCTTTTAGATAAAAAAAATGCGAGTATTTTAACTTTAACCATATTGGCCGGTATTCTTTTGCTGGCAGCTTCTTTTTTTACCGCTTTGTTTATTTTTTATCCTAAAGAAAAACATTCTCTTTATTTTGGTTTATTGTCGGCAAATTTTTGTTTAAGGATATGCTGTTACGACGAATTTTTACTTACTACAATAATACCTAGTATTAACGGGGAGATTCTTTTTAGAATAGGTTATATGACTCTTTCTCTTGGTCTTGTTTTTGCTTCATTATTTATACATAACTTGTTTAGTAAAATGAAAAGCAAATATTGGATTATAATGTTCGTTCCCGCAATATTATATATTATGATAAATATTTTTGCTCCTATGAGAGTTTCAGCAGCTCTGCTGCAGCCTGCTCAAATCTATGTTTTATTGTTTGCCGTGTATAATATAATAATTGTTGTTAAAGCCGCTTTACGAAAAGATGCGTCAGCTATCCTTTTTTTGACAGGTTTTTCCATTTTCTTAATCTTAAGTATAAGAGATATTTTAATTTCAAATAGAGTTATTCAAGGCTTTTTTGTGTCACATGTAGGCGTTTTAGTTTTATTGATTCCTATGGCCATTGTTATTTTGCGTACTTTTAGAGATAGTGCCAATAAGGTTATAAGAATTACGGAGCAGATAGAGGCTACAAATAAGGCTCTGGCAAAATTCGTTCCTAATGAATTTATGAACTTTTTAAGCAAAAAACATGTAGATATTAAGCTTGGTGATAATATTTTAAAAGATATGTATATAGCTTTTATTCATTTAAGCGTTTATACGGGATTGCAAACGGAAAAAGAGAGGTTGAGTTTACTTCATGTTTATAATGATACTTTATCAAGAATTAATCCCATTATTCAATCTCATAAAGGATTTGTTGATAAATATTTACCTGAAGGTTTAATGGTTCTTTTTTACGGATCGGCAGATGAAGTCATAAAATGTATGCTTGAAATTAAGGATATTATTCATGTTGAAAATATGGATAGACAAATAAACCGGCTTCCTAAAATAAATCTTGCTGTAGGAATCCATTATGGAAGGCTTATGCTTGGTACTATAGGAGAAGAGCAAAGAATGGACAGTACTGTTATATCCGATGCTGTCAATGTTGCCTCCCGTCTCCATTTTTATGCTTTAAAAAAAGAAGCCGATATTTTTATAAGTGAGGCCGTGAAAAAAAATGCATCTGATTTATTAACCGATGAAGTTGTATTTAAATATAACGGTTTGGTAAGATTTAGAGGAAAGGATGAGCCGCTTAAAATATATGAGGTAAAAAGAGTATGCCGATAG
- a CDS encoding TRL-like family protein: MKKIALVLFVVLAAILIASCSTVMPVAGATGSVGKKTGEASQAFVFMLPLKGEGGVAQAAKNGGITKVGTVDVRVNWPASPIIPYFVVTTVVTGE; the protein is encoded by the coding sequence ATGAAAAAAATTGCTTTAGTTTTGTTTGTTGTACTTGCTGCTATTTTAATTGCATCATGTTCAACAGTAATGCCCGTTGCAGGTGCGACAGGCTCTGTAGGGAAAAAAACAGGTGAGGCTTCTCAAGCCTTTGTTTTTATGCTTCCATTAAAAGGTGAGGGCGGTGTTGCTCAGGCTGCTAAAAATGGCGGTATCACAAAGGTAGGAACGGTTGATGTTAGAGTAAACTGGCCTGCAAGCCCTATTATTCCCTATTTTGTAGTAACGACTGTTGTTACGGGAGAATAA
- a CDS encoding DUF3798 domain-containing protein → MKKRTLVFGVFLIALFAFIAGCSKETEEKGSAKTETKGPAYHIGIMTGTVSQSEDDLRGAEELIRLYGSVKDGGMIQHITYPDDFMSQQETTISQIVALADDPKMKAIVTNQSIPGTAEAFKRVKEKRPDILCFAGEAHEDPLVIDAAADMVASQDFISRGYTIAWAAKQIGAKHFVHISFPRHMSYQTLGLRRQLLEIACKEDLGMEFHFETAPDPTSDVGTAGAQQFILEKVPQWIEKYGKETCFFCTNDAHTEPLLKQLFAYGGMFIEADLPSPLMGYPGALGIDLSAEQGDFQKILKKVEDTVIAKGGKGRFGTWAYSLGFTVSAGLGEYARRVIDGEAKLHNMKDLSEAFNKFTPGAKWKSTAYVDASTGVRSKNHALMFMDTYVFGQGYLPSTAQEIPDKYYTTKFSN, encoded by the coding sequence ATGAAAAAGAGAACTTTGGTATTCGGTGTTTTTTTGATAGCATTGTTTGCTTTTATTGCAGGATGCAGCAAAGAAACTGAGGAAAAAGGATCTGCAAAAACAGAAACTAAAGGTCCGGCATATCACATTGGAATTATGACCGGAACAGTATCGCAATCTGAAGATGACTTGCGCGGAGCTGAAGAGCTTATCCGCCTTTACGGTTCTGTAAAAGACGGAGGAATGATTCAGCATATTACCTATCCTGATGATTTTATGTCTCAGCAGGAAACAACAATCTCTCAGATTGTAGCTCTTGCGGATGATCCTAAAATGAAGGCTATCGTTACAAATCAGTCAATTCCGGGAACAGCAGAAGCTTTTAAACGCGTAAAAGAAAAGAGACCCGATATTCTTTGTTTTGCTGGTGAAGCTCATGAGGATCCGCTTGTAATTGATGCCGCCGCCGATATGGTTGCATCTCAGGATTTTATTTCTCGAGGATATACAATCGCTTGGGCTGCAAAACAAATAGGAGCAAAGCATTTTGTTCATATTTCTTTCCCCAGACACATGTCATATCAGACCTTAGGCTTACGCCGACAGCTTCTTGAAATTGCTTGTAAAGAGGATTTGGGTATGGAATTCCATTTTGAAACAGCTCCTGATCCCACAAGCGATGTCGGAACAGCCGGTGCTCAGCAATTCATTTTGGAAAAAGTTCCTCAGTGGATTGAAAAATACGGAAAAGAAACCTGTTTCTTCTGTACAAATGATGCTCATACGGAACCTTTGTTAAAGCAGCTTTTTGCTTACGGCGGTATGTTTATTGAAGCAGACTTGCCCTCACCATTGATGGGATATCCCGGAGCTTTAGGTATCGACTTATCTGCAGAGCAGGGCGACTTCCAGAAAATATTAAAGAAAGTCGAAGATACTGTTATTGCAAAGGGCGGAAAAGGAAGATTCGGTACTTGGGCATATTCTTTAGGCTTTACCGTTTCTGCAGGTTTGGGCGAATATGCCCGCCGTGTTATTGACGGAGAAGCAAAACTACATAATATGAAGGATTTGTCGGAAGCCTTTAATAAGTTTACTCCGGGAGCAAAATGGAAGAGTACTGCATATGTTGATGCAAGCACAGGCGTTCGCTCAAAGAATCATGCCTTGATGTTTATGGATACATACGTTTTCGGTCAGGGTTATCTGCCGTCTACAGCTCAGGAAATTCCGGATAAATATTATACCACTAAATTCTCCAACTAA
- a CDS encoding DUF6672 family protein, with translation MRIQSKKTVLAIRIILPILYVLLLILMFTMGRTHAVLFENKKADDGSFKAFDSIEVSFDGQEPLELFKGDRDQILLRGQKHKVVIRFTDGRDDFVGEFRIPLFQDTVLLSLPALVENLPSAVSPFDLYTEPTKE, from the coding sequence ATGAGAATACAATCGAAAAAAACGGTTTTAGCAATAAGAATTATTTTGCCTATTCTTTATGTTTTGCTGCTTATCCTTATGTTTACTATGGGTAGAACTCACGCAGTTTTATTTGAAAACAAAAAAGCCGATGACGGCAGCTTTAAGGCCTTTGATTCAATTGAGGTCAGCTTTGACGGGCAAGAACCTTTGGAGCTTTTTAAGGGTGATAGGGATCAAATACTTTTAAGGGGGCAAAAGCACAAGGTTGTTATAAGATTTACTGACGGAAGAGATGACTTTGTCGGAGAATTTAGAATACCTCTTTTTCAAGATACCGTCTTATTGTCCCTTCCTGCCTTGGTAGAAAATTTACCTTCGGCAGTAAGTCCTTTCGATCTATATACCGAGCCTACAAAAGAATAG
- a CDS encoding ABC transporter permease subunit, which translates to MNKITEKLNRKLKKFSVLDFLADNLVSLIFLLISFVAIPVSGLSAHHIIGEILTRIGRNSFLVFSLILPIMAGMGINFGMVLGAMAGQIGLIFAMDWGIGGIYGLVFAALIGMPISVLLGWVAGSILNKARGREMVTSYILGFFFNGVYQFFVLYLMGSVIPMHNRAIKLSRGFGVRNTLELAPVRQVLDTTFSFNIAGLRIPVLSYLIIIALCLFIVWFRKTKLGQDMRAIGQNQSVSNSAGIAVEHTRIISIIISTVLACIGQIIFLQNMGNMSTYNAHDQTGFFAAAAILVGGASVSRVSIKNVFIGVVLLHFLYIVTPMAGQQLLGSAMIGEYFRDFAGYAAIALSLVLYAARNQRNAEKKRSELRLQAEGEKK; encoded by the coding sequence ATGAATAAAATAACGGAAAAATTAAATAGAAAATTAAAGAAATTTTCGGTACTCGATTTTTTGGCTGATAATCTTGTTTCACTTATTTTCTTATTGATTTCTTTTGTGGCTATTCCCGTATCGGGACTTTCGGCCCATCATATTATCGGTGAGATTTTAACCCGAATAGGAAGGAATTCCTTTTTGGTGTTCTCCCTTATCTTGCCGATTATGGCCGGTATGGGTATAAACTTCGGTATGGTTTTAGGTGCTATGGCCGGGCAGATAGGCTTAATCTTTGCAATGGACTGGGGTATCGGCGGTATTTACGGTTTGGTATTTGCAGCCTTGATAGGAATGCCTATTTCTGTACTGCTCGGCTGGGTTGCCGGCTCAATATTAAACAAAGCAAGAGGCCGGGAAATGGTAACAAGTTATATCTTGGGCTTTTTCTTTAACGGTGTATATCAGTTCTTTGTTTTGTATCTCATGGGTTCGGTTATACCGATGCACAATAGAGCTATAAAACTTTCGCGCGGTTTCGGCGTGCGGAATACTCTTGAACTTGCCCCTGTACGACAGGTATTGGACACGACTTTCTCATTCAATATAGCAGGGCTACGTATACCAGTCTTATCCTATCTTATTATTATTGCTCTTTGTTTATTTATCGTATGGTTTAGAAAAACAAAGCTTGGACAGGATATGAGGGCAATCGGACAAAATCAATCGGTTTCAAATTCGGCCGGTATCGCCGTTGAACACACAAGGATTATTTCGATTATAATTTCGACTGTATTGGCCTGTATAGGACAGATTATTTTCTTACAGAATATGGGAAATATGAGCACTTACAATGCCCACGACCAGACGGGCTTTTTTGCCGCCGCCGCTATCTTGGTTGGAGGCGCTTCGGTCAGCAGGGTAAGTATAAAGAATGTTTTTATAGGCGTTGTTCTCCTCCACTTCTTGTACATTGTTACCCCAATGGCGGGTCAACAGCTTCTTGGTTCTGCAATGATTGGAGAATACTTTAGAGATTTTGCCGGTTATGCGGCAATAGCTCTTTCATTGGTGCTCTATGCTGCAAGAAATCAGAGAAATGCGGAGAAGAAACGTTCCGAATTGCGTTTGCAAGCTGAAGGAGAAAAAAAATGA
- a CDS encoding KHG/KDPG aldolase/sugar kinase fusion protein, with protein MNKIFKQIEKIGIVPVIVLDNEKDALPLGNALSAAGLLCAEITFRTEAAEKAIQVFPKNFPDFLVGAGTVLSPEQADKAIAAGAKFIVSPGLNPKVVEHCINSGYPIIPGVSTAGEIEQAMSLGLEVVKFFPAEAAGGLKFIKALSAPYPNIKFMPTGGINAQNIAEYAAFSKVIACGGSWMVSKELISSKDFKKIEEESSIVLQIVKEARNPKKKPSALTAFSYPKTSTETKATTSNGSSLNASIETNQAPKVITMGEIMLRLSPTGFNRFVQADALELVFGGAEANVAVSLANFGMQSSYITKLPAHEIGQAAVNSLRRYGVDVSDIVRGGKRVGIYFLEKGASQRASKVIYDRANSAIAEASPEDFNWKEIFKRASWFHFTGITPALSKNAAEICLEACKTARSMGITVSCDLNYRKKLWTPDEAKETMSSICEFVDICISNEEDAEQVFGITSKNTVVSSGKLNEKGYKEVAAKLCKKFGFQKVGITLRESTSASENNWSAMLYTKGKAYFSKKYTMQVVDRLGGGDSFAAALICAELKGFKPQKQIDFASAASCLKHSINGDFNQVSFDEVLTLAEGDASGRVQR; from the coding sequence ATGAATAAAATCTTTAAACAAATAGAAAAAATAGGCATTGTACCTGTCATCGTTTTAGACAATGAAAAAGATGCTCTTCCTTTGGGAAACGCCCTATCTGCTGCCGGTCTTCTCTGTGCCGAAATCACATTTAGAACGGAAGCCGCTGAAAAAGCTATTCAAGTTTTTCCAAAAAACTTTCCGGATTTTCTTGTAGGAGCAGGCACAGTTCTCTCTCCGGAACAAGCCGACAAAGCTATCGCTGCAGGAGCAAAATTTATTGTCAGCCCCGGACTCAATCCTAAGGTTGTAGAGCACTGCATCAACTCAGGCTATCCGATAATTCCGGGAGTTTCCACCGCAGGAGAAATCGAACAGGCTATGAGCTTAGGCCTTGAAGTAGTAAAATTCTTTCCGGCTGAGGCTGCAGGGGGCTTAAAATTTATAAAAGCCCTTTCCGCCCCTTATCCGAATATAAAATTTATGCCGACCGGAGGAATAAACGCTCAAAATATTGCGGAATATGCAGCCTTTTCAAAGGTCATTGCCTGCGGCGGAAGCTGGATGGTTTCAAAAGAGCTTATATCTTCAAAAGACTTTAAAAAAATAGAAGAAGAGTCTTCCATTGTATTACAAATAGTAAAAGAAGCCCGTAATCCTAAAAAAAAGCCAAGTGCTTTAACTGCATTTTCATACCCAAAAACTTCAACAGAAACAAAGGCCACAACATCAAATGGAAGCTCTTTAAACGCCAGCATTGAAACAAATCAAGCACCCAAAGTTATAACAATGGGCGAAATAATGCTCCGCCTCTCCCCCACAGGCTTTAACCGCTTTGTTCAAGCCGATGCCCTGGAATTGGTTTTCGGCGGAGCAGAGGCAAATGTCGCAGTTTCTTTAGCTAACTTCGGAATGCAGTCCTCATACATAACAAAACTGCCGGCCCATGAGATAGGCCAAGCAGCTGTAAATTCTTTGAGGCGATACGGGGTAGATGTTTCAGACATAGTCCGTGGAGGGAAGCGTGTAGGTATCTATTTTTTAGAAAAGGGGGCTTCTCAGCGTGCCTCCAAGGTAATATATGACAGAGCTAACTCAGCCATAGCCGAAGCCTCTCCCGAAGACTTTAACTGGAAAGAAATTTTTAAAAGAGCCTCATGGTTTCATTTTACAGGGATCACTCCCGCTTTAAGTAAAAATGCTGCCGAAATTTGTCTTGAGGCCTGCAAGACGGCAAGATCAATGGGTATTACCGTTTCATGCGACCTTAACTACCGCAAAAAACTATGGACTCCTGATGAAGCAAAAGAAACTATGAGCAGTATCTGCGAGTTTGTCGATATCTGTATTTCAAACGAAGAGGACGCAGAGCAAGTCTTCGGCATAACCTCAAAAAACACGGTTGTAAGTTCGGGCAAACTGAATGAAAAGGGCTACAAAGAGGTTGCTGCAAAGTTATGCAAAAAATTCGGTTTTCAAAAAGTAGGAATAACCCTGAGAGAATCCACATCAGCCAGTGAAAACAACTGGTCGGCCATGCTTTATACAAAAGGCAAAGCATATTTTAGTAAAAAATATACAATGCAGGTTGTTGACCGCCTAGGAGGCGGCGACAGTTTTGCCGCAGCCTTAATCTGTGCCGAATTAAAAGGCTTTAAACCTCAAAAACAAATCGACTTTGCTTCAGCCGCCTCTTGCTTAAAACACTCCATAAACGGCGACTTTAACCAAGTTTCTTTTGATGAAGTTTTAACTCTTGCAGAAGGAGATGCTTCCGGAAGGGTGCAAAGATAG
- a CDS encoding sugar ABC transporter ATP-binding protein has protein sequence MNDNKDFLTLENITKDFSGTQVLQGVNFSLKRGEIIGLVGENGAGKTTLMSILFGMPVINDTGGYGGRILIEGKEVKFKSPFDALDAGIGMVHQEFSLIPGFSATENIMLNRELQTPSILSDLFTPRLSLLKRKEMNERAQAVLNELGVSIDAHTLISEMPVGHKQFTEIAREIDRDNVKLLVLDEPTAVLTESEADILLAAVKKLADKGIAVIFISHRLQEVIDICDRVVILRDGKTIQDKKTSEITIPEIAAGMVGREISNTEKKDKDKNIGPVVLDVKNLWVDMPGEIVRNVNFSVHEGEIFGIGGLAGQGKVGIPNGIMGIFPAGGTVTFKGKELTLNNTKQALLDGLAFVSEDRRGVGLLLDESLEWNIAFTAIQSKRAYLKSYLGGLLKIRDEKAMKSLADKYIDMLQIRCTGSHQKAKELSGGNQQKICLAKAFCLEPEILFVAEPTRGIDVGAKALVLDALRKINKELGTTIIMISSELEELRSVCDRVAIVFHGEISGILPPEEKPAEFALYMAGVK, from the coding sequence ATGAATGACAATAAAGATTTTTTGACATTGGAAAATATCACAAAAGATTTTTCCGGTACACAGGTTCTGCAAGGTGTGAATTTTTCGTTAAAAAGAGGAGAAATAATCGGTTTGGTAGGAGAAAACGGGGCCGGTAAAACAACTCTGATGAGCATCTTGTTCGGAATGCCTGTTATTAATGATACAGGAGGATATGGCGGACGTATTTTGATTGAGGGAAAAGAAGTCAAATTTAAGTCTCCTTTTGATGCTTTGGATGCAGGAATCGGAATGGTTCACCAAGAATTTTCACTGATTCCCGGATTTTCTGCAACGGAAAATATAATGTTGAACAGGGAGTTACAAACCCCTTCTATCCTTTCGGACTTATTTACCCCCCGATTAAGTTTATTAAAAAGAAAAGAAATGAATGAAAGAGCTCAAGCCGTTTTAAACGAGCTTGGCGTTTCAATAGATGCACATACATTGATTTCGGAAATGCCTGTAGGCCATAAGCAATTTACCGAGATTGCACGGGAAATAGACAGAGATAATGTAAAACTTTTGGTTTTAGATGAGCCGACTGCCGTTTTAACCGAATCCGAGGCGGATATTCTTTTAGCGGCAGTAAAAAAACTTGCAGATAAGGGAATAGCCGTAATTTTTATTTCGCATAGATTGCAGGAAGTTATAGATATATGCGATAGAGTCGTAATCCTACGAGATGGAAAAACGATTCAAGATAAAAAAACAAGCGAGATAACAATTCCTGAAATTGCGGCAGGTATGGTAGGCCGCGAAATTTCCAATACGGAAAAAAAAGATAAGGACAAGAATATTGGGCCTGTAGTACTTGATGTAAAAAATCTTTGGGTTGATATGCCCGGTGAGATTGTCCGAAATGTAAACTTTTCCGTTCACGAAGGCGAAATCTTCGGTATAGGCGGCCTTGCAGGTCAAGGAAAGGTCGGTATTCCCAACGGAATTATGGGTATCTTCCCGGCCGGAGGAACCGTAACCTTTAAAGGAAAAGAGCTCACGTTAAATAATACTAAGCAGGCCTTACTGGACGGATTAGCATTTGTTTCTGAAGACAGACGAGGTGTAGGTCTTCTTCTTGATGAAAGCCTTGAGTGGAATATCGCTTTTACGGCTATTCAATCTAAAAGAGCATATCTAAAAAGTTATTTGGGCGGACTTCTTAAAATAAGAGATGAAAAAGCGATGAAGTCTCTGGCAGACAAATATATAGATATGCTTCAAATACGATGTACGGGAAGTCATCAAAAGGCAAAGGAGCTTTCGGGCGGAAATCAGCAAAAGATTTGTTTGGCTAAGGCTTTTTGCCTTGAGCCTGAGATTCTTTTTGTTGCAGAACCTACGCGAGGTATTGACGTAGGTGCAAAGGCTCTTGTTTTGGATGCCTTGAGAAAGATAAATAAGGAACTCGGTACTACAATTATTATGATTTCAAGTGAGCTGGAAGAGCTTCGTTCCGTATGCGACAGGGTTGCAATCGTTTTCCACGGAGAGATTTCAGGAATTTTGCCGCCGGAAGAAAAACCGGCAGAATTTGCTTTATATATGGCGGGGGTAAAATAG